From the genome of Halomonas sp. LR3S48:
GGCGGCCAGTTCGATGTCATGACCATCGGTACCTACGAGGCGCCGATCTGGGCCGAGCGCGGCTGGCTGGCGGCGCTCGACGACCTGCCCGAGGCCTATCAGGAAGATGACCTGCTCCAGCCCGTGCGCGACGGCCTCAGCCACGATGGCAAGCTCTACGCGCTGCCGTTCTACGCCGAGAGTTCGATGCTCTACTATCGCACCGACCTGTTCGAGGAGGCCGGCTTCGAGATGCCCGAGCAGCCAACTTGGGAGCAGGTGCGCGAATGGGCCGCCGAGCTGCATGACCCTGCCAACCAACTGGCCGGCATCTGCCTGCGCGGCAAGCCGGGCTGGGGCGAGAACATGGCCTTCGTCTCCACCTTGGTGAACACCTTCGGCGGACGCTGGTTCGACGAGGAGTGGAACCCGGAACTCGACTCGCAGGCCTGGCAGGAGGCCATCGGCTTCTACGTCGACCTGCTCGGCAACTACGGCCCACCCGGGGCCAGTTCCAACGGCTTCAACGAGAACCTGGCGCTGTTCTCGCGTGGCAACTGCGCCATGTGGGTCGACGCCACCTCGGCGGCGGGCAAGCTCTACAATCCGTCCGAATCTCAGGTTGCCGACCGCCTTGGCTTCGCCCCGGCGCCGGTGGCGGAGACACCCAAGGGGGCGCACTGGCTGTGGTCGTG
Proteins encoded in this window:
- a CDS encoding ABC transporter substrate-binding protein, with protein sequence MKLAHAFPLAGLTLAVATAAQAETITVATVNNNDMVIMQSLTEAFEEAHPGIEVNWVVLEENVLRQRLTTDIATEGGQFDVMTIGTYEAPIWAERGWLAALDDLPEAYQEDDLLQPVRDGLSHDGKLYALPFYAESSMLYYRTDLFEEAGFEMPEQPTWEQVREWAAELHDPANQLAGICLRGKPGWGENMAFVSTLVNTFGGRWFDEEWNPELDSQAWQEAIGFYVDLLGNYGPPGASSNGFNENLALFSRGNCAMWVDATSAAGKLYNPSESQVADRLGFAPAPVAETPKGAHWLWSWALAIPATSEKQEAAQTFLTWATSQEYVELVGETEGWTSVPPGTRESTYENENYQREAPFAGFVLDAINSADPTDSTLEPSPYVGVQFVGIPEFQSIGTQVGQTIASALTGDTSVEQALQNAQRATERTMQRAGY